The genomic DNA AACACGCGGCGCTGCGGCCAGAGCGGAAGAACCTGGCCAGTGTGCGCGAGGGTGAGTACGAGGGCCTCAAAGATCGGTTGAAACAACCCGAGGGGAAGCCCGACTTCGGTCCCGCGACCTTCAACCCCAAGAGCGGCGCAACGGCGGTTGGCGCGCGGGAGTTCTTGATCGCCTACAACGTGAACCTGAACACGACCTCGACTCGTCGAGCCAACGCAATTGCCTTCGACGTTCGGGAGAAGGGGCGACAGAAGCTCGATGCGAACTCCGAGGTGGTGAAAGACGCCGAGGGCAACGCGGTCTGGGTGCCAGGCAGCCTGAAGTGTGTGAAGGGCATCGGCTGGTACATCGCGGAGTACGGAATCGCACAGGTCTCGGTGAACCTGACGGACATCAGCGTCACACCAGTGCACGTGGCGTTCGACGAGTGCTCTCGCGCGGCGCAGGACCGCGGCGTGCGGGTCACCGGCTCGGAGCTGGTGGGGTTGATCCCGCTCGGCGCGATGCTGGACGCTGGGCGCTACTTTCTGGAAAAACAACAGCGCTCGACCGGTGTCGCGGACAGCGAGCTGATCAAGATCGCGGTGAAGTCCCTGGGGCTGAATGATCTCTACCCGTTCAAACCCGAAGAGAAGATCGTCGAGTATGCCATCCGGGCGAAGTCGGCGAAGGCGGAGAAGAAGCTGGTGGACCTCACGCTCACGGGGTTCGTCGAGGAGACCGCATCCGAGTCCGCCGCTCCCGGCGGTGGCTCGGTGGCCGCGGCCCTGGGTGCGCTCGGCGCTGCGCTGGCGACGATGGTGGCCAATCTCTCGTCCCACAAGCGCGGCTGGGACGCTCGCTGGAAGGAGTTCTCCGACTGGGCGGAGCAAGGCAAGGCGCACCACGTCGAACTCCTACGTCTGGTCGACGAAGACACACGCTCGTTCAACCTGGTGATGGCGGCCTTTGGTCTGCCGAAGGGCACCGACGCCGAGAAGGCGGAGCGCACGCAGGCGATTCAGGCCGCCACGCGTTACGCGGCGGAGGTCCCGCTCGAGGTGATGAAGCGTGCGCTCGCGTCGATGGACGTGATTTTTGCCATGGCCGAGCAAGGGAATCCGAGCTCGGTGTCGGACGCCGGTGTGGGAGCGCTGTGCGCCCGCTCGGCGGTGCTCGGCGCGCACCTCAACGTGCGCATCAACTGCGCCGCGCTGAAGGACAAAGCGTTCGTGCAGCGGCTCCAGGCAACGGCCGCCGAGCTGGAGCGCCAGGCCATCGCCAAAGAGCAAGAGATCTTGGCGGTCGTGAGCTCGAAGATCTGAGCAGCGTCGGCTGCGCGCCAGCGGGGCAGGGCGCTCACTTGACCTCGAGCAGCTCGATCTCGAAAATCAGCGTTGCGCCGGGCGGGATCTTTGCGCCGACTCCGCGCTCTCCGTAGCCGAGCTCGGGCGGAATCTTGAGGCGTCGCACGCCGCCGACGCGCATGCCGGGCACCCCCTCTTCGAAGCCACGGATCATGTAGCCTCTGCCGAGCTCGACCTCGAAGGGGGTGCCTCGTGCGCGGCTCGAGTCGAAGACGGAACCATCCTCGAGTGTGCCCACGTAGTGCAGGCTCACCCGTGAGGGCGTCGTTGCTTCGGCGCCGTCGCCGACTCGCAGGTCCTCGATGCGCAGCCCAGAGCGCGTCGTCCCCGGCGACGGTCCGCGAGCTGGGGCGGTGGCCTCGGCGGTTTGTGCCTCGGGTTCGGGCGAGGGTACGGCGATCACCGTCGAAGGGGTTGCGCCGGAGGTGGGCGGCTGTGCCTCGGCCTCTCGCTTCGGGCCACAACCGAAGAGGGTCGCAAACAGCGCCATGCAAACCGCAGCTTTGTGCATACGCAGGAGCTCCTTACGTCCGTAACAAGGTGGCCGAGTCAGTCGCGGTACGCACCGCCGGGCGAGCTCCAAGATCCGGCCCACTCCGTCTCCGTCAGCTCCATGGCGCACGCGAAGCGTAGCACGGCACGCCCGCATTCAGCGCCCACGCCAGCGCCGCACGGTCCCTGCGAGCTCGCTCGTGCAGCCGCGAACCGGCCGGTGATCTAGCCGCGCGCTATGCTGGTGCGGCGTGCCCGGCTCTCACCGCTTCCGATCCCCGCTGCCGGTGGACCTCGACCTGACGTTCGGCGCGTTCGTGCGCAGTCGGAAGGACCCTTGCACGCAGCGCGAGGCCCGGAACGTCTGGTGGCGGACACTGCGCACCGCCGAGGGGCCGGCGACTCTGCGCCTGTCGCTCGATGGCAACGCCGTCTTGGCCGAGGCTTGGGGCCCCGGCGCGGACGTCGCGCTCGAGGGCGCTCCTGATTTGGTCGGCGCGCGCGACACGCTGGAGGGGTTTGCTCCGAGCGGAGTCGTGCGGGAGCTATCTCGACGCCTGCCGGGTTTGCGCATCCCGCGAGCGCGCCACGTGTTTCAGTGTCTCGTGTTGCCGGTGCTCGAGCAGAAGGTCGCGGGACGCGAGGCATGGTTGGGATACGCCGCATTGCTCTCGTTGCTCGCTGAGCCGGCGCCCGGTCCGCGCCCGCTGGCGTTGCCTCCGGATCCAGCCGTTGTTGCCCGCTTGCCGTCGTTTCAGTTCCGCAGCATCGGCATCGAAGGCAAGCGCGCCGACACACTCGTGAACGCAGCCAAACGGCAGCGCCGCCTGGCCGAGCTACCGGACATGCCCCTCGCGCTCGCACACCAACGCCTGCAGGCCATTCGTGGGATCGGCGCATGGACCAGCGCAGAAGTCGCGCGGGTCGCCCTCGGCGACGCCGATGCCGTCTCGGTTGGCGACTACAACTTGCCGCGCCTGGTCGCCTACAACTTGCTGGGCGAAACGCAGGCGGACGACGCACGCATGCTCGAGCTGTTGGCGCCGTTTGCGGGTCACCGCGGGCGCGTCTGCTTGCTCTTCATGCTGGGCGGGGCGAGTGTGCCGCGGCGCGGACCGCGCATGGCACTTCGCCCTTTTTCATCACGGGCAAAAACGCGGGGGATGATTTGAGTATTTCCTCGGGGCCCGGGGGAGTTTCGGCGCTATGCTGTCGGCCTCATGGCCGGCACCCCAGGTGATCCGTTCGGGTGGGTGGGTGCGACCGCCGACGCGAAGTACGTGATCGAGGAGTGTGTTGGCGAGGGCGGTTTTGGCGTGGTCTACCGCGCGAACCACCTCGGCTTCGGCGAGAAGGTTGCGTTCAAATGCCTGCGGGTCCCCGAGGACTTTCAGGGCGAAGACAAGGACCGGTTCTTCGAGAGCTTTCTCCACGAGGGGAAGCTGCAACATCGCCTCTCGCGCATGACCGCCGGCATCGTGCAGGCACTCGACGTTGGCGCCGCCACGTCACCGAACGGCACGTGGACTCCGTATCTGGTGCTCGAGTGGCTCGATGGCCACACCCTCGAGACGGACATGGACGAGCGGCATCGGCTTGGCCTGAACGGGCGGCCGCTGAACGAAGCCCTCGCGCTGCTCGATCCAGTCGCGCGGGCGCTTGCTCTGGCTCACGAGCAGGGCGTTGCCCACCGGGATGTGAAACCGGCAAACCTGTTCCTGGCCGAGATCGGCGGGCGGCAGACGATCAAGGTGCTCGATTTCGGCATCGCCAAGGTGATCACGGACACCGCCAGCGTCAGTCGCGCGTTCGAGGTCACCGGGCGCACGCTCCAGGCTTTCACGGCCCACTACGGTGCGCCGGAGCAGTTTGCCCGCCGCTTCGGCGCGACCGGACCTTGGACCGACGTGTTCGCGCTCGCGCTGGTGCTGATCGAGCTGGTCGCAGGCAGGCGTGCCCTCGACGGGGACGACGCGGCGGAGTTGTTCGTATCTGCCGCCGACAGTGAGCACCGACCGACGCTCCGGGCGCGCGGTGTCGAGGTCAGCGACGCCGTCGAGGAGGTGATCAAGGTCGCGCTCTCGGTCGACCCGCGTCAGCGGTACCACACGATGGGGGAGTTCTGGGACGCTTTGAGCGAGGCCGCAGAGTGGGCTCCTCGCGCGCCCATGTCGTCGGTCCACGCGGTGTTGCCACTGGAAGCCTATTCCACCCAGACGCCGTCGGCTGCCGAGGTCGACGCACTCGTCTCGCAGGCACCACGATTGGAGACCCCCACGACCGTCGATCCGCCTCTCGACGGTGCAAAGCCTCCCGAGGCGTCGACTCAGTTGTCGTCGAGCAGACAGCTGCCGATCGGCAGCGCGAGCCTGCCACTCGAGGGAGCTCCGCGCGGGCGTGGCAAGCTGGTCGGCGCGGTCGCCGCGGTCAGCCTTGGCATGGGCGGGCTGATCGGCGGCGCTGCCTACCTGTTCTCCGCTCGCCAAGTCGCTCCGCTGCCAGCGCGGACGGCCGCGGTGAGCGCGCCGCCCGAGTCTGCCAGCGCGGCTCCCTCGGCACTGCCCGCAGCTTCTTCGGCCTCCGCCTCGGCAACGGTGCAGGCGCCGCGGCCTGCGCCGCTCGCCAAGGTCGTGCCCGCGGGAATGGTGCCGGGCGGTAACATCTGGGTGGAGGAGTTCCGCGCCCAGTCGTTGCCCGACGATGTCGGCCTCGGCGTGCTCGAAGCGCAGACGAAATGCGCGGACGCTGGCCTCGCGCTCTGCACGGAGCAGCAGTGGGCGCGCGTCTGCGCCGAAAACCCCGAGCTCGCGCGGGAGCCCTCGTGGACGCTGACCGCCCAGTCTCACGGCTTCGTGGTTCGAGGGGGCGGTGCGTGTACGATTCGCGCGGTCGCTGGCGGAACCAGCAGCGCGCCGGATCGCCACGGAATGTGCTGCGAACGCTCGGTCGCGATCGAGAGCAGCAACCCCAACAAGAACTTCGTCGTGGCGACCTCGAGGCAGCTCGAGAAGATCGAGG from Myxococcales bacterium includes the following:
- the ftcD gene encoding glutamate formimidoyltransferase codes for the protein MSDALIECVPNFSEGRDPAVIEQITREIAGVEGVLLLDVDPGKATNRTVVTFVGAPEPVLEAAVRAVKKAAELIDMSQHQGEHPRFGATDVCPLVPVANISMQETVELARRLARRIGDELGISVFCYEHAALRPERKNLASVREGEYEGLKDRLKQPEGKPDFGPATFNPKSGATAVGAREFLIAYNVNLNTTSTRRANAIAFDVREKGRQKLDANSEVVKDAEGNAVWVPGSLKCVKGIGWYIAEYGIAQVSVNLTDISVTPVHVAFDECSRAAQDRGVRVTGSELVGLIPLGAMLDAGRYFLEKQQRSTGVADSELIKIAVKSLGLNDLYPFKPEEKIVEYAIRAKSAKAEKKLVDLTLTGFVEETASESAAPGGGSVAAALGALGAALATMVANLSSHKRGWDARWKEFSDWAEQGKAHHVELLRLVDEDTRSFNLVMAAFGLPKGTDAEKAERTQAIQAATRYAAEVPLEVMKRALASMDVIFAMAEQGNPSSVSDAGVGALCARSAVLGAHLNVRINCAALKDKAFVQRLQATAAELERQAIAKEQEILAVVSSKI
- a CDS encoding DNA-3-methyladenine glycosylase 2 family protein; protein product: MPGSHRFRSPLPVDLDLTFGAFVRSRKDPCTQREARNVWWRTLRTAEGPATLRLSLDGNAVLAEAWGPGADVALEGAPDLVGARDTLEGFAPSGVVRELSRRLPGLRIPRARHVFQCLVLPVLEQKVAGREAWLGYAALLSLLAEPAPGPRPLALPPDPAVVARLPSFQFRSIGIEGKRADTLVNAAKRQRRLAELPDMPLALAHQRLQAIRGIGAWTSAEVARVALGDADAVSVGDYNLPRLVAYNLLGETQADDARMLELLAPFAGHRGRVCLLFMLGGASVPRRGPRMALRPFSSRAKTRGMI
- a CDS encoding FKBP-type peptidyl-prolyl cis-trans isomerase; translation: MHKAAVCMALFATLFGCGPKREAEAQPPTSGATPSTVIAVPSPEPEAQTAEATAPARGPSPGTTRSGLRIEDLRVGDGAEATTPSRVSLHYVGTLEDGSVFDSSRARGTPFEVELGRGYMIRGFEEGVPGMRVGGVRRLKIPPELGYGERGVGAKIPPGATLIFEIELLEVK
- a CDS encoding serine/threonine protein kinase, with product MAGTPGDPFGWVGATADAKYVIEECVGEGGFGVVYRANHLGFGEKVAFKCLRVPEDFQGEDKDRFFESFLHEGKLQHRLSRMTAGIVQALDVGAATSPNGTWTPYLVLEWLDGHTLETDMDERHRLGLNGRPLNEALALLDPVARALALAHEQGVAHRDVKPANLFLAEIGGRQTIKVLDFGIAKVITDTASVSRAFEVTGRTLQAFTAHYGAPEQFARRFGATGPWTDVFALALVLIELVAGRRALDGDDAAELFVSAADSEHRPTLRARGVEVSDAVEEVIKVALSVDPRQRYHTMGEFWDALSEAAEWAPRAPMSSVHAVLPLEAYSTQTPSAAEVDALVSQAPRLETPTTVDPPLDGAKPPEASTQLSSSRQLPIGSASLPLEGAPRGRGKLVGAVAAVSLGMGGLIGGAAYLFSARQVAPLPARTAAVSAPPESASAAPSALPAASSASASATVQAPRPAPLAKVVPAGMVPGGNIWVEEFRAQSLPDDVGLGVLEAQTKCADAGLALCTEQQWARVCAENPELAREPSWTLTAQSHGFVVRGGGACTIRAVAGGTSSAPDRHGMCCERSVAIESSNPNKNFVVATSRQLEKIEAALNARRSAVFLGLVTDGATIDGEPRTLTEIGKMLDESYQQYPDQWTIIDTCSVSMKAVIRPLRKPSKTKRKPRPPESSSWSAECEVLRHRGGEVSVVTTNYVVAGSGRLQSVDDIRTSRPWAKP